The proteins below are encoded in one region of Girardinichthys multiradiatus isolate DD_20200921_A chromosome 19, DD_fGirMul_XY1, whole genome shotgun sequence:
- the ngb gene encoding neuroglobin isoform X2, which translates to MMGELSVKDKELIRGSWESLGKNKVPHGVIMFSRLFELDPALLGLFRYSTNCGSTQDCLSSPEFLDHVTKVMLVIDAAVNHLDDLHSLEDFLLNLGRKHQAVGVSTQSFTAVGESLLYMLQCSLGQAYTAPLRQAWLNMYSIVVGVMSRGWAKNGEDKAD; encoded by the exons ATGATGGGAGAGCTGTCAGTGAAAGACAAGGAGCTGATACGAGGCAGCTGGGAGAGCCTGGGGAAGAACAAAGTTCCTCATGGTGTCATCATGTTCTCCAG ACTGTTTGAGCTGGACCCGGCGCTGCTGGGTCTTTTCCGCTACAGCACAAACTGTGGATCCACACAAGACTGCCTCTCCAGCCCCGAGTTCCTGGATCATGTCACCAAG GTGATGCTTGTGATTGATGCAGCAGTGAACCACCTGGATGATCTCCACTCCTTGGAGGACTTTTTGCTTAATCTTGGGAGGAAGCATCAGGCTGTGGGAGTCAGCACGCAGTCCTTTACC GCGGTCGGAGAGTCCCTTCTCTACATGCTGCAGTGCAGCCTGGGCCAGGCGTACACCGCCCCGCTGCGCCAAGCCTGGCTCAACATGTACAGCATCGTGGTAGGGGTAATGAGCCGGGGGTGGGCCAAGAACGGCGAGGACAAGGCCGACTGA
- the fam161b gene encoding protein FAM161B isoform X1: MSKCDTLLEEGLQTELIFKAHLKILRMALQQQLQDTKRKQTEELDKRINQNTLFSTDTSQKYEEERFGARRSTPASFLISDKKTSLCCKQRPNLFSLSLVPSANSKRCSVSAQQCERCASSKTTQQIKEEEAEAECKKTFSAVPVAGHVIQPIYQEMMELREKERKQGHEQRKEFLLSIQKPFSFEQRNKNKREKETAIVSEDPKNSVPIRKTSHRNMKDLREDKGQQEVCRNIHTQIILKQQNLAQAGCQKLRSADHTRRKKLGFLDQEPSFKPRIIPQVPDFKKLHKDLQTEALEKKQSQDVTKCQPFFLRTSALPERKSLKIPESSQVSKINNPRNSKPLAAQTLISADTLPTYITDAVRQRCAAIRKSIEMRENKNQESAEWLKNYQMRSQAMKKTVVLHAKLLDPHSSLKDVCNENRLHHQEADLQRTRDYMKELRDMKARVRERPYLFEQVKQKNAKAHAEQTYRRKLQKTGIKEQFVEETGESFRFDYAASYTSSHGSEKKIQSREENVDDGEKIEDVEEKSVKSKGEEMP; the protein is encoded by the exons atgtcaaaatgtgacACTTTGCTGGAGGAAGGACTCCAAACAGAACTGATTTTCAAGGCTCACCTTAAGATTTTGAGAATGGCCcttcagcagcagctgcaggacACAAAGAGGAAACAGACAGAAGAGCTCGATAAAAGGATTAATCAGAACACTCTCTTTTCAACAGACACATCTCAAAAGTATGAAGAAGAAAG ATTTGGAGCAAGGAGATCCACTCCTGCATCTTTTCTTATTTCAGACAAAAAGACCTCCCTCTGTTGTAAACAGAGGCCTAATCTGTTTTCTCTGTCACTGGTACCTTCAGCAAACTCAAAGCGCTGTTCTGTCAGCGCTCAGCAGTGTGAAAGGTGTGCTTCATCTAAAACAACACAGCAGATAAAAGAAGAGGAGGCTGAGGCTGAGTGCAAGAAAACGTTTAGCGCTGTCCCTGTCGCAGGCCATGTTATTCAGCCCATCTACCAGGAGATGATGGAGCTCAgagagaaggaaaggaaacagGGCCATGAGCAGAGAAAAGAGTTCCTGCTCTCCATTCAGAAACCTTTTAGCTTTGAGCAGAGAAACAAGAACAAAAGGGAGAAGGAGACAGCAATAGTCTCAGAGGATCCAAAAAACAGTGTTCCTATTCGGAAAACGTCCCACAGAAACATGAAGGATTTAAGAGAAGATAAAG GTCAGCAGGAAGTTTGCAGAAATATCCACactcaaattattttaaaacaacagaatCTAGCTCAGGCTGGCTGCCAGAAACTTCGCAGCGCTGATCACACCAGGAGAAAAAAGCTGGGTTTCTTGGATCAGGAGCCAAGCTTCAAACCAAGAATCATCCCTCAGGTCCCagattttaaaaagctgcaCAAGGATTTGCAAACAGAAGCACTGGAGAAAAAGCAGAGTCAAGATGTGACAAAGTGTCAGCCCTTCTTCCTGAGGACATCTGCTCTACCAGAAAGGAAAAGTTTGAAGATCCCAGAAAGCTCACAG GTTTCTAAAATTAATAATCCCAGAAACAGCAAGCCACTTGCAGCCCAAACACTGATATCTGCAGACACTCTTCCCACGTATATCACAGATGCTGTGAGGCAGCGCTGTGCAGCCATCAG AAAATCAATAGAgatgagggaaaataaaaatcaagagAGTGCAGAGTGGTTAAAAAACTACCAGATGAGATCCCAAGCAATGAAGAAGACTGTAGTTCTTCATGCAAAGTTGCTGGACCCCCACAGTAGCCTGAAAGACGTGTGTAACGAAAATCGACTGCATCATCA GGAAGCTGATCTGCAAAGAACGAGAGATTACATGAAAGAATTACGAGACATGAAGGCCCGGGTTCGTGAGAGACCTTATTTGTTTGAACAGGTGAAACAG AAGAATGCAAAGGCCCATGCAGAGCAGACATACAGGAGAAAGCTGCAGAAAACTGGGATAAAAGAGCAGTTTGTTGAAGAAACTGGAGAATCATTCAGATTCGATTACGCTGCATCTTATACGAGTAGCCACGGCTCTGAAAAGAAAATTCAAAGCAG GGAGGAAAATGTAGACGATGGGGAGAAAATTGAAGATGTGGAAGAGAAGAGCGTGAAGTCCAAAGGGGAAGAAATGCCATGA
- the fam161b gene encoding protein FAM161B isoform X2, with translation MSKCDTLLEEGLQTELIFKAHLKILRMALQQQLQDTKRKQTEELDKRINQNTLFSTDTSQKYEEERFGARRSTPASFLISDKKTSLCCKQRPNLFSLSLVPSANSKRCSVSAQQCERCASSKTTQQIKEEEAEAECKKTFSAVPVAGHVIQPIYQEMMELREKERKQGHEQRKEFLLSIQKPFSFEQRNKNKREKETAIVSEDPKNSVPIRKTSHRNMKDLREDKGQQEVCRNIHTQIILKQQNLAQAGCQKLRSADHTRRKKLGFLDQEPSFKPRIIPQVPDFKKLHKDLQTEALEKKQSQDVTKCQPFFLRTSALPERKSLKIPESSQVSKINNPRNSKPLAAQTLISADTLPTYITDAVRQRCAAIRKSIEMRENKNQESAEWLKNYQMRSQAMKKTVVLHAKLLDPHSSLKDVCNENRLHHQEADLQRTRDYMKELRDMKARVRERPYLFEQVKQNAKAHAEQTYRRKLQKTGIKEQFVEETGESFRFDYAASYTSSHGSEKKIQSREENVDDGEKIEDVEEKSVKSKGEEMP, from the exons atgtcaaaatgtgacACTTTGCTGGAGGAAGGACTCCAAACAGAACTGATTTTCAAGGCTCACCTTAAGATTTTGAGAATGGCCcttcagcagcagctgcaggacACAAAGAGGAAACAGACAGAAGAGCTCGATAAAAGGATTAATCAGAACACTCTCTTTTCAACAGACACATCTCAAAAGTATGAAGAAGAAAG ATTTGGAGCAAGGAGATCCACTCCTGCATCTTTTCTTATTTCAGACAAAAAGACCTCCCTCTGTTGTAAACAGAGGCCTAATCTGTTTTCTCTGTCACTGGTACCTTCAGCAAACTCAAAGCGCTGTTCTGTCAGCGCTCAGCAGTGTGAAAGGTGTGCTTCATCTAAAACAACACAGCAGATAAAAGAAGAGGAGGCTGAGGCTGAGTGCAAGAAAACGTTTAGCGCTGTCCCTGTCGCAGGCCATGTTATTCAGCCCATCTACCAGGAGATGATGGAGCTCAgagagaaggaaaggaaacagGGCCATGAGCAGAGAAAAGAGTTCCTGCTCTCCATTCAGAAACCTTTTAGCTTTGAGCAGAGAAACAAGAACAAAAGGGAGAAGGAGACAGCAATAGTCTCAGAGGATCCAAAAAACAGTGTTCCTATTCGGAAAACGTCCCACAGAAACATGAAGGATTTAAGAGAAGATAAAG GTCAGCAGGAAGTTTGCAGAAATATCCACactcaaattattttaaaacaacagaatCTAGCTCAGGCTGGCTGCCAGAAACTTCGCAGCGCTGATCACACCAGGAGAAAAAAGCTGGGTTTCTTGGATCAGGAGCCAAGCTTCAAACCAAGAATCATCCCTCAGGTCCCagattttaaaaagctgcaCAAGGATTTGCAAACAGAAGCACTGGAGAAAAAGCAGAGTCAAGATGTGACAAAGTGTCAGCCCTTCTTCCTGAGGACATCTGCTCTACCAGAAAGGAAAAGTTTGAAGATCCCAGAAAGCTCACAG GTTTCTAAAATTAATAATCCCAGAAACAGCAAGCCACTTGCAGCCCAAACACTGATATCTGCAGACACTCTTCCCACGTATATCACAGATGCTGTGAGGCAGCGCTGTGCAGCCATCAG AAAATCAATAGAgatgagggaaaataaaaatcaagagAGTGCAGAGTGGTTAAAAAACTACCAGATGAGATCCCAAGCAATGAAGAAGACTGTAGTTCTTCATGCAAAGTTGCTGGACCCCCACAGTAGCCTGAAAGACGTGTGTAACGAAAATCGACTGCATCATCA GGAAGCTGATCTGCAAAGAACGAGAGATTACATGAAAGAATTACGAGACATGAAGGCCCGGGTTCGTGAGAGACCTTATTTGTTTGAACAGGTGAAACAG AATGCAAAGGCCCATGCAGAGCAGACATACAGGAGAAAGCTGCAGAAAACTGGGATAAAAGAGCAGTTTGTTGAAGAAACTGGAGAATCATTCAGATTCGATTACGCTGCATCTTATACGAGTAGCCACGGCTCTGAAAAGAAAATTCAAAGCAG GGAGGAAAATGTAGACGATGGGGAGAAAATTGAAGATGTGGAAGAGAAGAGCGTGAAGTCCAAAGGGGAAGAAATGCCATGA
- the ngb gene encoding neuroglobin isoform X1: MSNKISRLLLVFPGMMGELSVKDKELIRGSWESLGKNKVPHGVIMFSRLFELDPALLGLFRYSTNCGSTQDCLSSPEFLDHVTKVMLVIDAAVNHLDDLHSLEDFLLNLGRKHQAVGVSTQSFTAVGESLLYMLQCSLGQAYTAPLRQAWLNMYSIVVGVMSRGWAKNGEDKAD; this comes from the exons ATGTCCAACAAGATCAGCAGGTTGCTGCTCGTGTTTCCAG GGATGATGGGAGAGCTGTCAGTGAAAGACAAGGAGCTGATACGAGGCAGCTGGGAGAGCCTGGGGAAGAACAAAGTTCCTCATGGTGTCATCATGTTCTCCAG ACTGTTTGAGCTGGACCCGGCGCTGCTGGGTCTTTTCCGCTACAGCACAAACTGTGGATCCACACAAGACTGCCTCTCCAGCCCCGAGTTCCTGGATCATGTCACCAAG GTGATGCTTGTGATTGATGCAGCAGTGAACCACCTGGATGATCTCCACTCCTTGGAGGACTTTTTGCTTAATCTTGGGAGGAAGCATCAGGCTGTGGGAGTCAGCACGCAGTCCTTTACC GCGGTCGGAGAGTCCCTTCTCTACATGCTGCAGTGCAGCCTGGGCCAGGCGTACACCGCCCCGCTGCGCCAAGCCTGGCTCAACATGTACAGCATCGTGGTAGGGGTAATGAGCCGGGGGTGGGCCAAGAACGGCGAGGACAAGGCCGACTGA